From a single Hymenobacter sp. YIM 151500-1 genomic region:
- a CDS encoding 30S ribosomal protein S16, whose translation MAVKIRLARRGRKKAAMFDIVVADSRSPRDGRFIEKIGTYNPQTNPATINFDGDKAFDWIMKGAQPTDTVRAMLSYRGVLYRKHLQLGVIKGAISQETADQRYTDWKEQKDAKIEGKRTNLGNAKEEARQQRLAAETKVKEARAEALRQKQAAALAATAPAAEGGATDAEAPAATTEEAGA comes from the coding sequence ATGGCAGTTAAAATCCGCCTCGCCCGCCGTGGCCGCAAAAAGGCCGCAATGTTCGACATCGTTGTTGCCGACTCTCGCTCGCCCCGCGACGGCCGCTTCATCGAGAAAATCGGTACCTACAACCCCCAGACCAACCCCGCTACCATCAATTTCGACGGTGACAAGGCGTTCGACTGGATTATGAAAGGTGCCCAGCCCACGGATACCGTGCGCGCCATGCTCTCCTACCGCGGCGTGCTGTACCGCAAGCACTTGCAGCTTGGCGTAATCAAAGGCGCCATCTCGCAGGAAACCGCCGACCAGCGCTACACCGACTGGAAAGAGCAGAAAGACGCCAAGATTGAAGGCAAGCGTACTAACCTGGGCAACGCCAAAGAGGAAGCTCGCCAGCAGCGCCTGGCCGCTGAAACCAAGGTGAAGGAAGCTCGCGCCGAGGCTCTGCGCCAGAAGCAGGCTGCTGCCCTGGCTGCCACTGCCCCCGCTGCCGAAGGCGGCGCCACCGACGCCGAAGCTCCGGCCGCAACGACCGAGGAGGCCGGCGCTTAA
- the rplS gene encoding 50S ribosomal protein L19, with the protein MSVLLDFIQQESQERRASFPQFAAGDTINVHVKIREGNKERIQQFQGVVIQRKNTNSNGETFTVRKISNQIGTERIFPLLSPNIDKIEVIRRGKVRRARLFYLRGLSGKAARIKEKRNTLADKATA; encoded by the coding sequence ATGAGCGTACTACTCGATTTTATCCAGCAGGAATCCCAGGAGCGCCGCGCCAGCTTCCCCCAGTTTGCCGCCGGCGACACCATCAACGTCCACGTGAAAATCCGCGAGGGCAATAAGGAGCGCATTCAGCAGTTCCAGGGTGTTGTGATTCAGCGCAAAAACACGAATTCTAACGGTGAAACCTTCACCGTTCGTAAGATTTCCAACCAGATCGGCACGGAGCGTATCTTCCCCCTGTTGTCGCCCAACATCGACAAGATTGAGGTAATCCGTCGCGGTAAGGTTCGGCGCGCCCGTCTGTTCTACCTGCGCGGCCTGTCGGGCAAAGCTGCCCGTATCAAAGAGAAGCGCAACACCCTGGCCGACAAAGCCACGGCGTAA
- a CDS encoding TIGR01777 family oxidoreductase codes for MSRKVLITGGTGMIGSRLADMLIDAGYEVAILSRKPEAVGRYRSFRWDLRAGTLDEAAIKYADYIINLAGSSVSEGKWTEERKREILDSRIGATTLLARELAKGGHHVRAFLSASAIGIYGDQDDRILTEQVPPAPDDFLATVCQQWEAAAQTVEQQGIRTVIFRIGIVLSPEGGALVPLARTVKLMAGAPLGSGRQYMSWIHLDDLCRLLMQALEEPQWQGIYNAVAPHPVTNKEFTETLAEVLHRPLVLPKVPEFGLKLVMGEMSEIVLASQRVSADKVLRQGFTFEYPHLKAALESFYAER; via the coding sequence ATGTCCCGCAAAGTTCTGATAACCGGGGGCACCGGCATGATTGGCTCCCGCCTGGCCGACATGCTCATCGACGCCGGCTACGAGGTGGCCATTCTCAGCCGCAAGCCCGAAGCCGTGGGACGCTACCGTAGCTTCCGCTGGGACCTACGCGCCGGCACCCTGGACGAGGCCGCCATCAAATACGCCGATTACATTATCAACCTGGCGGGCAGCAGCGTATCGGAAGGCAAATGGACCGAGGAGCGCAAGCGGGAAATCCTGGACAGCCGCATCGGCGCTACCACCCTGCTGGCGCGGGAGTTGGCCAAGGGCGGGCACCACGTGCGGGCGTTTCTGTCGGCTTCGGCCATTGGCATCTACGGCGACCAGGACGACCGGATACTAACCGAACAGGTCCCTCCGGCGCCCGATGATTTTCTGGCTACCGTGTGCCAGCAGTGGGAAGCCGCCGCCCAGACGGTGGAGCAGCAGGGCATCCGGACGGTTATTTTCCGCATCGGCATTGTGCTGAGCCCGGAGGGCGGCGCCCTGGTGCCGTTGGCCCGCACCGTGAAGCTGATGGCCGGCGCTCCGCTGGGCTCCGGCCGGCAATACATGTCCTGGATTCACCTCGACGACCTGTGCCGCCTGCTGATGCAGGCCCTAGAGGAGCCGCAGTGGCAGGGCATCTACAACGCCGTGGCTCCGCACCCGGTCACAAATAAAGAATTCACCGAAACCCTGGCCGAGGTGCTGCACCGGCCCCTGGTGCTGCCCAAGGTGCCAGAGTTCGGCCTGAAGCTGGTGATGGGCGAGATGAGCGAAATTGTGCTGGCCTCCCAGCGGGTGAGTGCCGACAAGGTACTGCGGCAGGGCTTCACGTTCGAGTATCCGCACCTGAAGGCGGCGCTGGAATCGTTCTACGCCGAAAGGTAA
- the panB gene encoding 3-methyl-2-oxobutanoate hydroxymethyltransferase, with product MSQHKEVKLVTTHQLLAMKQRGEKISMLTAYDFSMAQLLDGAGIDVLLVGDSASNVMAGHETTLPITLDQMIYHAQSVVRAVKRAFVVVDMPFGSYQGNSSEALRSAIRIMKESGGHGIKLEGGAEIKDSIIRILTAGIPVMGHLGLTPQSIYKFGTYTVRAKEEAEAQKLIEDALLLQEIGCFALVLEKIPSALARQVAEQLTIPVIGIGAGPDVDGQVLVVHDMLGITKEFKPRFLRRYADLGNLMHDAVQRYIQDVKSRDFPTQDEAY from the coding sequence ATGTCCCAGCACAAGGAAGTCAAGCTCGTGACCACGCACCAGCTGCTCGCCATGAAGCAGCGCGGTGAAAAAATATCCATGCTCACGGCCTACGACTTCTCGATGGCGCAGCTACTGGACGGGGCGGGCATTGATGTGCTGCTCGTGGGCGACTCGGCTTCCAACGTAATGGCTGGCCACGAAACAACTTTGCCCATCACGCTGGACCAGATGATTTACCACGCCCAGAGTGTGGTGCGGGCCGTGAAGCGGGCCTTTGTGGTGGTGGATATGCCGTTCGGTTCCTACCAGGGCAACTCTTCGGAGGCCCTGCGCTCGGCCATCCGCATTATGAAGGAGTCGGGCGGGCACGGCATCAAGCTGGAGGGCGGGGCCGAAATCAAGGATAGCATCATCCGCATCCTCACGGCCGGCATTCCGGTAATGGGGCATTTGGGGCTTACTCCGCAGAGTATTTATAAATTTGGCACCTACACGGTGCGGGCCAAGGAAGAAGCCGAGGCGCAAAAGCTCATCGAAGATGCCCTGCTGCTCCAGGAAATCGGCTGTTTTGCCCTGGTGCTGGAGAAAATTCCGTCGGCCCTGGCCCGGCAGGTAGCCGAGCAGCTCACAATTCCCGTAATCGGCATCGGCGCCGGCCCCGACGTAGACGGCCAAGTGCTGGTGGTGCACGACATGCTGGGCATCACCAAGGAGTTCAAGCCCCGCTTCCTGCGCCGCTACGCCGACCTCGGCAACCTCATGCACGACGCCGTGCAGCGCTACATCCAGGACGTAAAGTCCCGCGACTTCCCCACGCAGGACGAAGCGTATTAG
- a CDS encoding 6-pyruvoyl trahydropterin synthase family protein: MQVTVCRKEHFNAAHRLHNAAWSDEQNATVFGKCNNPHYHGHNYELIVRLTGEIDPATGYVYDMKRLSDLIKREILDTFDHRNLNLDTEEFRTLNPTAENIALVIWNRLRPHVEERLALSVTLYETERNFVEYHG; this comes from the coding sequence ATGCAAGTAACAGTTTGCCGCAAAGAACATTTTAATGCCGCGCACCGGCTGCACAATGCAGCCTGGAGCGACGAGCAGAACGCCACGGTTTTTGGCAAGTGCAACAACCCGCACTATCACGGGCACAACTACGAGCTGATTGTCCGGCTGACGGGGGAGATAGATCCGGCGACGGGCTACGTGTATGACATGAAGCGCCTGAGCGACCTGATCAAACGCGAGATTCTGGATACCTTTGATCATCGGAACCTGAATCTGGACACGGAGGAATTCCGCACCCTCAACCCCACGGCCGAGAACATTGCCCTTGTGATTTGGAACCGGCTGCGCCCTCACGTGGAGGAGCGCTTGGCTTTGTCGGTCACGCTGTACGAGACCGAACGCAACTTTGTAGAATATCATGGATAA
- the trmD gene encoding tRNA (guanosine(37)-N1)-methyltransferase TrmD, whose translation MRIDIVTCQPALLESPFAHSIVKRAQDKGLVEIHVHDLRRYAINKHGQIDDYVFGGGAGMVLRVEPIAACFDELLAQRRYEAIIYLTPDGATLRQPLVNQLSLAGNLLLLCGHYKGVDERIRQAYITHEISIGDYVLSGGELGAAVLVDAVVRLLPGVLGNEESALSDSFQDNLLAPPVYTRPAEWRGLAVPDILLSGNTPKIDVWRHEQAVERTRQRRPDLLS comes from the coding sequence ATGCGCATCGACATCGTTACGTGCCAGCCGGCCCTGCTCGAAAGTCCGTTTGCGCATTCCATCGTAAAGCGCGCCCAGGACAAAGGGCTGGTTGAGATTCACGTGCATGACCTGCGCCGCTACGCCATCAACAAGCACGGCCAGATCGACGACTACGTGTTTGGCGGCGGGGCCGGCATGGTGCTGCGCGTCGAACCCATTGCGGCCTGTTTCGACGAGTTGCTGGCTCAGCGCCGCTACGAGGCCATCATCTACCTGACTCCCGACGGCGCCACGCTGCGTCAGCCTCTGGTTAATCAGCTGTCGTTGGCCGGCAATCTGCTCCTGCTTTGCGGCCATTACAAGGGCGTGGACGAGCGAATCCGGCAGGCTTACATTACTCACGAAATCAGCATCGGCGACTACGTGCTGAGTGGGGGCGAACTGGGGGCCGCGGTGCTAGTGGATGCCGTGGTGCGCCTGCTGCCGGGCGTGCTCGGCAACGAAGAATCAGCCCTGAGCGACTCGTTTCAGGACAACCTACTGGCCCCGCCCGTGTACACCCGCCCGGCCGAGTGGCGCGGCCTCGCAGTACCCGATATTCTACTCTCTGGCAACACTCCTAAAATTGACGTGTGGCGGCACGAGCAAGCCGTAGAGCGCACCCGCCAGCGCCGGCCCGACTTGCTTTCTTGA
- the folE gene encoding GTP cyclohydrolase I FolE, producing MDNSASAAPAADEAAGRFPAADFHLPPDLRTPLRADAFALSEDEKVTAIAGHFREIMQVLGLDLTDDSLSGTPRRVAKMYVHEWFRGLNPEHRPDVRLFENRYQYHNMLVERDITLFSCCEHHFVPIIGKAHVAYLPGEHVVGLSKLNRVVQYFARRPQVQERLTRQIAEELKTTLRTDSVAVLIEADHLCVMSRGVNDTSSSTITAEYGGAFGEDEALRREFLRLLGK from the coding sequence ATGGATAATTCCGCGTCTGCAGCACCGGCGGCGGACGAAGCGGCCGGTCGTTTTCCCGCTGCCGACTTCCACCTGCCGCCCGACCTGCGCACCCCGCTGCGGGCCGATGCCTTTGCGCTGAGCGAAGACGAAAAAGTAACCGCCATTGCGGGTCACTTCCGCGAAATCATGCAGGTGCTGGGCCTCGACCTCACCGACGACAGCCTCAGCGGCACGCCCCGGCGCGTAGCCAAGATGTACGTGCACGAGTGGTTTCGGGGCCTCAACCCCGAGCACCGCCCCGACGTGCGCCTGTTTGAGAACCGCTATCAGTACCACAACATGCTGGTGGAGCGCGACATTACGCTGTTTTCGTGCTGTGAGCACCATTTCGTGCCCATCATTGGCAAGGCCCACGTAGCTTACTTGCCAGGTGAGCACGTGGTGGGCCTGAGCAAGCTCAACCGGGTGGTGCAGTACTTTGCCCGCCGCCCCCAGGTGCAGGAGCGCCTGACCCGGCAGATTGCCGAGGAGCTGAAAACTACGCTGCGTACGGATAGCGTGGCCGTACTCATCGAAGCCGACCACTTGTGCGTGATGAGCCGCGGCGTGAATGACACGAGCAGCAGCACTATTACAGCCGAGTACGGCGGGGCTTTTGGGGAGGACGAGGCGCTGCGCCGTGAGTTTCTGCGTTTGCTGGGCAAGTGA
- a CDS encoding acyl-CoA desaturase, which produces MPVLFFFVAHYYLSLFTQTFYLHRYAAHKMFTMNKFWERFFFLFTYICQGSSFLSPRAYALLHRMHHAYSDTELDPHSPLYSSNAFTMMWKTKNIYNDVLNKRYELAERFEGDYPEWKAIENLGDTWYSRVGWGTLYVLFYVQFATAWWQFLLLPVHFLMGPIHGAIVNWGGHKYGYQNFDNHDHSKNTLPFDFLAFGELFQNNHHKLPMRVNFGVKKWEFDPTYLFIWGMDKLGVVKVKRKWQEPVHMAA; this is translated from the coding sequence ATGCCAGTTCTCTTTTTCTTTGTAGCGCACTACTACCTGTCGCTCTTCACGCAGACGTTCTATCTGCACCGCTACGCTGCCCACAAGATGTTCACGATGAACAAGTTCTGGGAGCGGTTCTTCTTCTTATTCACCTATATCTGCCAGGGTTCGTCCTTCCTCTCGCCGCGGGCGTATGCGCTGCTGCACCGCATGCACCACGCCTACTCCGACACCGAGTTGGACCCGCACTCCCCGTTGTACTCCTCGAATGCTTTCACGATGATGTGGAAGACCAAGAACATCTACAACGACGTGCTGAACAAGCGCTATGAGCTGGCCGAGCGGTTTGAGGGCGACTATCCGGAGTGGAAAGCCATCGAAAACCTGGGCGACACCTGGTATTCGCGCGTTGGCTGGGGCACGCTGTACGTGCTGTTCTACGTACAGTTTGCCACGGCTTGGTGGCAGTTTCTGCTGCTGCCAGTGCACTTCCTGATGGGTCCCATCCACGGCGCTATTGTGAACTGGGGCGGCCACAAGTACGGTTATCAGAACTTCGACAACCACGACCACTCCAAAAACACGTTGCCCTTTGACTTTCTGGCCTTCGGGGAGCTGTTCCAGAACAACCACCACAAGCTGCCCATGCGCGTCAACTTCGGCGTGAAGAAGTGGGAGTTTGACCCCACCTACTTGTTTATCTGGGGCATGGATAAGCTGGGCGTGGTAAAGGTGAAGCGCAAGTGGCAGGAGCCCGTGCACATGGCCGCGTAG
- a CDS encoding RluA family pseudouridine synthase: MNRPNLWSEQKEILFEDNHLLVINKPAGLLVQGDATGDEPLSAKAEEYLRFKYKKPGAAFVGVAHRIDRPVSGVVVLAKTSKALSRLNELFRDNKVHKTYWALTGKCPEPAEGHLTHWLVKDPIRNTTKAYTERHGQGLKSDLDYKVLGSAGTRCLVQVNPITGRPHQIRVQLSSGLGTPIVGDVKYGFLAPLPDVSIALHARQLELQHPVTKEEMCFVAPLPDVAHWEPAQAYY, from the coding sequence GTGAACCGTCCTAATTTATGGTCGGAGCAGAAGGAAATTCTGTTCGAAGACAACCACTTGCTCGTCATCAACAAGCCCGCCGGCCTGCTCGTGCAGGGCGACGCCACCGGCGACGAGCCGCTTTCAGCCAAGGCCGAAGAATACCTGCGCTTTAAGTACAAGAAGCCCGGCGCCGCTTTCGTGGGCGTGGCCCACCGCATCGATAGGCCCGTGAGCGGCGTGGTGGTGCTGGCCAAAACCAGTAAGGCCTTGAGCCGCCTCAACGAGCTGTTCCGCGACAACAAAGTGCACAAAACCTACTGGGCCCTCACCGGCAAGTGCCCCGAGCCCGCCGAAGGCCACCTCACGCACTGGCTGGTCAAGGACCCCATCCGCAACACCACCAAGGCCTACACCGAGCGCCACGGCCAGGGCCTAAAATCAGACTTAGACTACAAGGTGCTGGGCTCGGCCGGTACGCGCTGCCTGGTGCAGGTAAACCCCATCACCGGCCGCCCCCACCAGATTCGGGTGCAGCTCAGCTCGGGCCTGGGCACGCCCATCGTCGGCGACGTGAAGTACGGCTTCCTGGCGCCCCTGCCCGATGTTAGCATTGCCCTGCACGCCCGGCAGCTGGAGCTGCAACACCCCGTTACCAAGGAGGAAATGTGCTTCGTAGCTCCCCTCCCCGACGTAGCCCACTGGGAGCCCGCGCAAGCATATTATTAG
- the rimM gene encoding ribosome maturation factor RimM (Essential for efficient processing of 16S rRNA) translates to MTIDECYELGSIGKTHGLKGFVVAFMDVDDLDAYRSLKSVYVELPAAPGKLQLYSIDKLQPQTEERALLKLTGVDTIEAAELLRNAKLWRPLAELPALEEDQFYFHDVIGYTVVDEALGELGVVETFYEMPQQDLMGMRYQGREVLVPVVDELVLSADAETKKLYVNLPAGLLDVYLQPASQERDEPDEFTEPDEEEDKPGTPPSA, encoded by the coding sequence ATGACCATCGACGAGTGTTACGAGCTGGGTTCTATCGGCAAAACGCACGGCCTGAAGGGCTTTGTGGTGGCGTTTATGGACGTGGACGACCTGGACGCCTACCGCAGCCTGAAGTCGGTGTACGTGGAGCTGCCTGCGGCTCCGGGCAAGTTGCAGCTGTACAGCATCGACAAGCTCCAGCCGCAAACCGAGGAGCGGGCCTTGCTCAAGCTCACGGGCGTGGATACCATTGAGGCGGCTGAGCTGCTGCGCAACGCCAAGCTGTGGCGCCCCCTGGCCGAGCTACCTGCTCTGGAGGAAGACCAGTTCTATTTCCACGACGTCATTGGCTACACGGTGGTGGATGAGGCGCTGGGTGAGCTGGGCGTGGTGGAAACCTTCTACGAAATGCCCCAGCAAGACCTGATGGGTATGCGCTACCAGGGCCGGGAAGTGCTGGTGCCGGTGGTCGATGAGCTGGTCTTGAGCGCCGATGCGGAAACCAAAAAGCTCTACGTGAACCTGCCGGCCGGCTTGCTGGACGTGTACCTGCAACCCGCCTCGCAGGAGCGGGACGAGCCCGACGAGTTTACGGAGCCCGATGAGGAGGAAGACAAGCCTGGCACCCCGCCTTCTGCATAA
- a CDS encoding inorganic diphosphatase has translation MPHYSPALLPTAAPVRPDFGRFAWLLLLLSLAACTTKYGDLPTFSAEHKLLQVVVEVPAGTNLEQRYDPETNQFRAVERAGLQQRIEFLPFPGNLGFIPGTSLPPSIAHPGPRPLAALVLAESQPAGTVLEVLPVALLLLDVNGSLEHVVIAVPARPAQRILPEAVSLSSLTARYPGVRSSLSIWFQHWRSAGPVRIAGWKDEHYAEQQIRARMR, from the coding sequence ATGCCACACTATAGTCCTGCCTTGCTGCCGACTGCCGCCCCGGTCCGCCCCGATTTCGGCCGTTTCGCGTGGCTGTTGCTGCTGCTGAGCTTAGCGGCCTGTACCACCAAGTATGGCGACCTGCCTACCTTTTCGGCAGAGCATAAGCTACTGCAGGTGGTGGTGGAAGTGCCAGCCGGGACCAACCTCGAACAACGCTACGACCCGGAAACCAACCAATTCCGGGCCGTGGAGAGGGCGGGCTTGCAGCAGCGGATTGAGTTTCTGCCTTTTCCCGGCAATCTGGGGTTTATTCCGGGAACCAGCCTCCCGCCTTCCATTGCTCATCCTGGCCCGCGTCCACTGGCAGCCCTGGTACTGGCCGAAAGCCAGCCAGCCGGCACGGTGCTGGAGGTGCTGCCCGTGGCGTTGCTGCTCTTGGATGTGAATGGTAGCCTGGAGCACGTGGTTATTGCAGTGCCTGCCCGGCCAGCCCAGCGTATTCTGCCCGAAGCTGTGAGCCTGAGTAGCCTTACCGCGCGGTATCCGGGCGTGCGTTCTTCCCTGAGTATTTGGTTTCAGCACTGGCGCTCGGCGGGCCCGGTGCGTATTGCGGGCTGGAAAGACGAGCACTACGCCGAGCAGCAAATCCGAGCCCGAATGCGGTAA
- a CDS encoding DNA repair ATPase gives MKRGVLLSLLLTVVSAVTSYAQKSPVDETDMAIKGIPRKGQRVAMQLDSKRVEESWKKQLDEQFSTKVKADKGIYTMDGVVIESISKTPIRVISKVDAVPTGTTVWWSIDLGNAYLGKDATPVQWKAAEAYLKDFARKLYREDLAVQVAEAEKALVSSQNNHMAVIAKGDAIKKDIEKNKARKAEIQQMLAQNAAELLQFNNLVDMNLKEQEAARADIVNMRVALEAVKERMNKIE, from the coding sequence ATGAAACGAGGCGTACTCCTTTCTCTGTTGCTGACAGTCGTATCAGCGGTGACTAGCTACGCGCAGAAGTCGCCCGTGGACGAAACGGACATGGCCATCAAAGGCATTCCGCGTAAAGGCCAGCGCGTGGCCATGCAGCTGGACAGCAAACGGGTCGAAGAATCCTGGAAAAAACAGCTGGACGAGCAGTTTTCCACCAAGGTGAAAGCCGATAAGGGCATTTACACCATGGACGGCGTTGTAATTGAGTCGATTTCTAAGACACCGATTCGCGTAATCAGCAAGGTCGATGCCGTGCCCACCGGCACCACCGTATGGTGGTCGATTGACCTGGGCAATGCCTACCTGGGCAAAGACGCCACACCGGTGCAGTGGAAAGCTGCCGAAGCTTACCTGAAAGATTTCGCCCGCAAGCTCTACCGCGAAGACTTGGCCGTGCAGGTAGCCGAAGCTGAAAAAGCCCTGGTGTCGTCGCAGAACAACCACATGGCCGTAATTGCCAAGGGCGACGCCATCAAGAAGGACATCGAGAAAAATAAAGCCCGCAAGGCCGAAATCCAGCAGATGCTGGCGCAGAATGCCGCCGAACTGCTGCAGTTCAATAACCTGGTGGACATGAACCTGAAAGAGCAGGAAGCCGCCCGCGCCGACATTGTAAACATGCGCGTGGCACTGGAAGCCGTGAAAGAGCGCATGAACAAAATCGAATAG
- a CDS encoding transglycosylase domain-containing protein, translating to MSVPKTSKTNLPAVPVRRWPNILSRTLWGLFVVGVGIFLLYPILVSMNFLFLFGKSPSLEELENPKVEQPSEVFTADGVQIGRYFRENRYPVPLDQMSPWLVKALIATEDVRYHEHSGIDPKAIARALAGVATGGSGGGGSTITQQLAKNLYKTRREENTGALGRVPLVGTIISKTKEWLTAVELERRYTKEEILRLYLNTVEYGSQAYGIKVAAKTFYSTSPDSLTAEQSAMLIGMLNNPTAYNPKFHPVAARKRRNLVLTRMGQAGMLPAQEVTALQQQPIVLRYQVEKHVDGPETYFRGAVSQFVNDWCKKNGYDMYRDGLRIYTTIDSRMQEHAEEAVQKRMKTLQRTFDNFWRNRGKNPWVDEDGNEIPNFIETQMKRTDQYKELAERYQGRPDLLDSALHRKRPMKVFTWKGDGDTTLVMSPLDSLAYYKHFLHAGLMTMDPFTGHIKAWVGGLNYRFFQYDHVKQGKRQPGSTFKPFVYLTALDNGYSPCDRIRDERVTIKYVENGKDMEWQPDNVTREYTGSNMTLRHAMARSVNSVTAQLTEKVGWENVVKYANKVGIRSKLLPVPSIGLGSGGDVSVYEMVNAYSTFVNQGFRPEPLLVTRIEDKNGNVIVQFDPQQKRVIPTETAWLMLHMLKGGMEEYGGTSQGLWEYELWRRNNQIGGKTGTTSNYSDGWYMGVTKDLVTGVWVGGEDRSIHFFRSQQGEGSRTALPIFGMYMEKLYEDPDLDIRMGPFPQPTVKISKKYNCVTEAPRPRREELAVDTIVVDNLLENLNSGTVPVPDSL from the coding sequence TACCCTGTGGGGGCTGTTTGTGGTGGGCGTAGGCATCTTTTTGCTCTATCCCATCCTGGTCAGCATGAACTTCCTGTTCCTGTTTGGCAAGTCGCCGAGCCTGGAAGAGCTGGAAAACCCTAAAGTGGAGCAGCCCTCCGAGGTGTTCACCGCCGATGGCGTGCAGATTGGGCGCTACTTCCGCGAAAACCGCTACCCCGTGCCGCTGGACCAGATGTCGCCCTGGCTGGTGAAGGCCCTGATTGCCACCGAAGACGTACGCTACCACGAGCACTCCGGCATCGACCCCAAGGCCATAGCGCGGGCCCTGGCCGGCGTGGCCACCGGTGGCAGCGGGGGCGGGGGGTCCACCATCACCCAGCAGCTGGCCAAAAACCTCTACAAAACCCGCCGCGAAGAAAACACCGGGGCCCTAGGCCGCGTGCCACTGGTAGGCACCATCATCAGCAAAACAAAGGAGTGGCTGACGGCCGTGGAGCTGGAGCGCCGCTATACCAAAGAGGAAATCCTGCGCCTCTACCTCAACACCGTGGAGTACGGCTCCCAGGCCTACGGCATCAAGGTGGCGGCCAAAACCTTCTACAGCACTTCCCCCGACAGCCTCACCGCCGAGCAATCAGCCATGCTGATTGGCATGCTGAACAACCCCACGGCTTACAACCCCAAGTTTCACCCGGTGGCGGCCCGCAAGCGCCGCAACCTGGTGCTCACCCGCATGGGCCAGGCCGGTATGCTGCCCGCCCAGGAGGTAACCGCCCTGCAGCAGCAGCCCATTGTGCTGCGCTACCAGGTCGAAAAGCACGTGGATGGGCCCGAAACCTACTTCCGCGGGGCCGTGAGCCAGTTCGTGAACGACTGGTGCAAGAAGAACGGCTACGACATGTACCGCGACGGCCTGCGCATCTACACCACCATTGACTCACGCATGCAGGAGCACGCCGAAGAAGCCGTGCAGAAGCGCATGAAAACCTTGCAGCGCACCTTCGACAACTTCTGGCGCAACCGCGGCAAGAACCCCTGGGTGGATGAGGACGGCAACGAGATTCCCAACTTCATCGAAACCCAGATGAAGCGCACCGACCAGTACAAGGAGCTGGCCGAGCGTTACCAAGGCCGCCCCGACCTCCTGGACTCGGCTCTGCACCGCAAGCGGCCCATGAAGGTGTTTACCTGGAAAGGCGACGGCGACACCACGCTGGTCATGTCGCCGCTCGACTCGCTGGCCTACTACAAGCACTTCCTGCACGCCGGCCTGATGACCATGGACCCGTTCACCGGCCACATCAAGGCCTGGGTGGGCGGGCTGAACTACCGCTTCTTCCAGTACGACCACGTGAAGCAGGGCAAGCGCCAGCCTGGCTCCACGTTCAAGCCCTTCGTCTACCTCACTGCCCTCGACAACGGCTACTCGCCCTGCGACCGAATCCGGGATGAGCGCGTCACCATTAAGTATGTCGAAAACGGCAAGGACATGGAGTGGCAGCCCGACAACGTCACCCGCGAATACACCGGCTCCAACATGACCCTGCGCCACGCCATGGCTCGCTCCGTCAACTCCGTGACGGCCCAGCTCACCGAAAAAGTAGGCTGGGAAAACGTCGTGAAGTACGCCAACAAGGTCGGCATCCGGAGCAAGCTGCTGCCGGTGCCCAGCATCGGCCTGGGCTCGGGCGGCGACGTGAGCGTGTACGAGATGGTGAATGCCTACAGCACCTTCGTCAACCAGGGCTTCCGCCCCGAACCCCTGCTCGTGACGCGCATCGAAGACAAGAACGGCAACGTCATCGTGCAGTTCGACCCCCAGCAGAAGCGCGTCATCCCCACCGAAACGGCCTGGCTGATGCTGCACATGCTGAAAGGCGGCATGGAGGAGTACGGCGGTACCTCCCAGGGCTTGTGGGAGTACGAGCTGTGGCGCCGCAACAACCAGATCGGGGGCAAAACCGGCACCACCAGCAATTACTCCGACGGCTGGTACATGGGCGTCACCAAGGACCTGGTAACCGGCGTGTGGGTAGGCGGCGAAGACCGGAGCATCCATTTCTTCCGCTCCCAGCAGGGCGAAGGCAGCCGCACGGCCCTGCCCATCTTCGGCATGTACATGGAGAAGCTGTACGAGGACCCCGACCTGGACATCCGCATGGGCCCCTTCCCCCAGCCCACGGTCAAAATCAGCAAGAAGTACAACTGCGTGACCGAAGCCCCGCGCCCCCGCCGCGAAGAACTGGCTGTCGATACTATCGTGGTCGATAACCTACTGGAAAACCTGAACAGCGGCACCGTGCCCGTGCCGGACAGCTTGTAG